A stretch of Electrophorus electricus isolate fEleEle1 chromosome 3, fEleEle1.pri, whole genome shotgun sequence DNA encodes these proteins:
- the lrrc8c gene encoding volume-regulated anion channel subunit LRRC8C — MIPLTEFRQFSEQQPAFRVLKPWWDVFTEYLSVVMLMIGVFGCTLQVMQDKIICLPHPMPPPNQTVLLPNQTDLLKDAPTSPISPVPVAQEMMGLKTNLDLQQYSFVNQMCYETALHWYAKYFPYLVLIHTLVFMVCSNFWFKFPGSSSKIEHFISILGKCFDSPWTTRALSEVSGENPEEKDHKKNSASRSNLDTSTGEGNLEKAPSLRSIPEKIVAEKPAASVLDKKEGEQAKALFEKVKKFRLHVEEGDLLYLMYVRQTVLKVFKFILIVVYNSILVSKVQIIVFCKVDKSMIGYSNFFCNHTKAHLFSKLCYCYLCFVVVYGLTCLYASYWLFYRSLKEYSFEYVRQETGIDDIPDVKNDFAFMLHMIDQYDPLYSKRFAVFLSEVSENKLKQLNLNHEWTVEKLRQRLQTNASDRMELQLFMLSGLPDTVFEVTELQSLKLEIINNVTIPAAISQLEDLQELSLQQCSLKVHTGALSFLKENLKVLRVKFDDARELPLWLYSLRNLEELHLIGSLSPDASKNITLDSLRELKSLKTLTLKSNITKIPQSVVDVSSHLQCLHVHNDGTKLVMLNNFKKMVHLTELELVHCDLERIPHAIFSLTHLQEIDLKENNLRSIEEIISFQHLRKLTCLKLWHNGITHIPEHIKKLGSLERLYFSHNKIEILPSHLFLCNKLRYLDVSCNDIRFIPPEVGVLQSLQYFSISCNKIENIPDELFFCKKLRTLKLGKNTLSVLSPKISFLVLLTHLELKGNHFEALPAELGYCRALKRSGLVVEDTLFDTLPSDVREQMKAE; from the exons ATGATTCCATTGACAGAATTCCGTCAGTTCTCTGAACAGCAGCCGGCATTCCGAGTGCTTAAGCCATGGTGGGATGTCTTCACGGAGTACCTCTCTGTGGTCATGCTCATGATTGGAGTGTTTGGATGTACCCTGCAG GTGATGCAGGATAAAATCATATGCCTCCCTCACCCGATGCCCCCTCCAAATCAAACGGTGCTTTTGCCAAATCAGACAGATCTGCTGAAGGATGCCCCCACTTCTCCCATTTCCCCGGTGCCTGTGGCTCAGGAGATGATGGGATTGAAAACCAACTTGGATTTGCAGCAGTACAGCTTTGTGAACCAAATGTGCTATgaaacagctctgcactggtatGCCAAGTACTTCCCTTACCTGGTGCTCATACACACCCTTGTGTTCATGGTGTGCAGCAATTTCTGGTTCAAGTTCCCTGGCTCAAGCTCAAAGATAGAGCACTTTATTTCAATACTTGGGAAATGTTTTGATTCTCCGTGGACTACAAGGGCTCTGTCTGAGGTGTCAGGTGAGAATCCGGAGGAGAAAGACCACAAGAAGAACAGTGCCAGCAGATCAAACCTTGACACCTCCACTGGTGAAGGCAACCTGGAGAAGGCCCCGTCACTGAGATCTATCCCTGAGAAGATCGTGGCGGAGAAACCGGCAGCAAGCGTGCTTGACAAGAAGGAAGGAGAGCAAGCCAAAGCACTTTTTGAAAAGGTCAAAAAGTTTCGACTTCACGTGGAAGAAGGGGATCTGTTGTATCTTATGTATGTTCGCCAAACTGTCCTCAAAGTTTTCAAGTTCATTCTCATCGTTGTGTACAATAGCATCCTGGTGTCTAAGGTTCAAATTATAGTGTTCTGTAAGGTGGATAAGAGCATGATAGGCTACAGTAATTTTTTTTGCAATCACACCAAGGCTCATCTTTTCTCCAAGCTCTGCTACTGCTACTTGTGCTTTGTGGTCGTCTACGGGCTAACATGCCTTTATGCATCCTACTGGTTATTCTACCGTTCCCTGAAGGAGTATTCCTTTGAGTATGTGAGACAGGAGACTGGCATTGATGACATCCCTGATGTAAAAAATGACTTTGCCTTCATGTTGCATATGATTGATCAGTACGACCCACTGTACTCCAAGAGGTTTGCAGTGTTTCTCTCTGAAGTGAGTGAAAACAAGCTGAAGCAGCTCAATCTGAACCACGAGTGGACGGTGGAGAAACTTCGCCAGAGGCTACAGACCAACGCCAGCGACCGGATGGAGCTTCAGCTCTTCATGCTCTCTGGGCTCCCCGACACGGTCTTTGAGGTGACGGAGCTGCAGTCTCTGAAACTGGAGATCATTAATAACGTCACCATCCCTGCAGCCATTTCCCAGCTGGAGGACCTGCAGGAGCTTTCTCTACAGCAGTGCTCGCTGAAAGTCCACACCGGAGCCCTCTCTTTCTTGAAGGAGAACCTTAAAGTCCTGCGTGTGAAGTTTGATGATGCCCGTGAGCTGCCACTGTGGCTTTACAGCCTGCGGAACTTGGAGGAACTCCATCTGATTGGTTCCCTGAGTCCCGATGCATCAAAGAACATAACCCTGGATTCATTAAGGGAACTCAAGTCCCTCAAGACCTTGACACTCAAGAGCAACATCACCAAGATCCCCCAGTCTGTTGTTGACGTGTCTAGCCATCTGCAATGTCTTCATGTGCACAATGATGGAACCAAGCTTGTCATGTTGAACAACTTCAAGAAAATGGTGCATCTCACTGAGCTCGAGCTGGTGCATTGCGATCTGGAACGTATTCCGCATGCTATCTTCAGCCTGACCCACCTGCAGGAGATTGACCTCAAAGAGAACAACCTGCGCTCCATTGAGGAGATCATCAGCTTCCAGCATCTCCGTAAACTCACGTGCCTCAAGCTGTGGCACAACGGCATCACTCACATCCCTGAGCACATCAAGAAGCTGGGTAGCCTAGAGCGCCTCTATTTTAGCCACAACAAGATTGAGATCTTGCCCTCGCATCTGTTCCTCTGCAACAAGCTGCGCTACCTTGACGTCTCCTGCAACGACATCCGCTTCATTCCTCCAGAGGTTGGTGTCCTCCAGAGCCTTCAGTACTTCTCCATCTCCTGCAACAAAATCGAGAACATTCCAGACGAGCTCTTCTTCTGCAAGAAACTGAGGACCCTCAAGCTCGGCAAGAACACGCTTTCTGTACTTTCGCCGAAGATCTCCTTCCTGGTCTTGCTGACGCACTTGGAGCTAAAGGGCAACCATTTTGAGGCTTTGCCAGCTGAGCTCGGTTATTGCCGTGCCTTAAAGCGGAGCGGCCTTGTGGTAGAGGACACCCTGTTTGACACTCTGCCGTCAGATGTCAGGGAGCAGATGAAAGCTGAGTGA